GTCGTAGCCGCGCAGGTCGTCCCCTTCCTGGCCGTGCGCGCGGGGCGCGGCGAAGAGGATGGCCAGGAGGGCGGCCAGCGCGGCGGCCCAGGCGACGAGGCGTTGGATGGTCATGGCATGTCTCCGTTGGCCCCTAGTAGGGACAGGGCCGCCAGGGTTCGTTGACCATGCGGGTGGCCTGGCGCATGGTCATGGCCTGGGACCAGGCCGACGCGCCGTTGGTGGGGTCGAGCATGTCGCCCAGGGGCGTGACGGGCGTGTAGACGTAGTTCACGTCGATCTGGACGGTGTCGCAGGGGCCGCCCGGGTCGCCTTCCCGGGCCGCGCCCGAGGCGGAGAGTCCGGCCCAGCTGGAGACCTTCACGTTCACGTCGATGCCCCGGGAGTCGGCGGCCACCTTCTTGGTTGCGGCGATGATCTGGGCCATGCGCGTGCCGTCGATTTCGCCCTGGCCGGTGGTGGCGAAGCGCGCGCCCAGCTCGGTGGCCTTCTTGAGGGTGAGCCACACGGAGAGGGCGTTGCTGGTCTCCAGCACGCCGATCATGAGCCCGGTGACCAGCGGGGCCACCAGGGCGAACTCCACGGCCGAGGACCCTGCCTCGCCCAGGAGCCTGCGCAGTCTGCGGATGGCGTTCATGGCGTGCTCCTACTTGATGAGCCGCAGCCCGAGCTGGCGGCCGATCTTCTTGAACATGTCGTCGATGTCGCTGGAGGAGGGCGCGTCGTAGTAGTGGTCGTTGGTTCCGGGCTTGGAGGAGGCCACGGTCTTCATGAGGTTCACGTCCGTGGAGTCGGATGTGCCGAAGCGGATGGTGAAGATCTCGATGCCCGCGTCCTTGGCCAGCTGCGCCTCGGAGAGCATGGCGGTGTTGAGGCAGCCGCCGTCCTCGCAGTGGCAGGTCTTCACGTTCATGCCGTAGTAGGCGTTGTACCAGTAGTTGTTGGGGTCGGAGGTGTCTCCGTACTGGCCGCCGCACTTGCCGTCCTCGTTGTCGCCGTCGGTGAGCAGGATCATCACCTTGCGGTACTTTTTGGCGTCGCCGCCCTCTGTGTAGGGGGCTTCGGGGGTGAGCACGTGGCGTCCCCACTTGATGCCTTCGGAGATCACGGTGCCCGAGGCGGTGCCGGTGGCGGTCATGGAGTTGATGGCGGTGGTGATGGCCGCCTTGTCCGTGGTGAGCGCCTTGATGTAGGGGATGGAGGTGCACGAGGAGCTGTTGGTGGTGTTCACGGTGCCGTCGGCGTTGCGGCATCCGGCGGCCTTGCCGTCCACGTTCGCGGGCACGCGCACCTTGCCCCGGAAGGGCACAAGGCCGATCTTGGTGGAGGGCGCGCCGGTGTTGGGCATCACCAGGTTGACCATGTTGGTGGCCGCCTGGCGCACCTTGGTGATGGGCGTGCCGGACATGGAGCCCGTGTTGTCGATCACGAAGACGATCTCCAGGTTGTTGTAGCCCGCGCAGGCGGTGCAGTCGATCTCCTTGTCCCCCACGCCCAGCACCGTGGCGAAGGTGAGCTTCACCGTGGCCTTGCCCTCCACGCAGACGCTTCGCACCTCCGTGCCCAGGGTGAGGCTCTTGATGGAGGCCTCGCCGTAGTTCTGGACAAGGGATTTCTCCGCGGCCTGGCGCACGCGGTTCTGGGAGAGGTCCGGGTCGTAGGGCAACTCCAGGCTCCCGGCCAGGGCGGCGGCGTCCACGGCGGCCTGGAGCTGGTTGTTGGCCTTGTAGAGCAGGCCCTCGTCCACCACGAGCCCGGCCGCGCCGGCCAGGGCCAGCGCGCCCACGGCCACCAGGGTGGCCGTGGAGCCCCGCTCCTCACTGCAGAGGCATGACAACCTTCGAAGTGATCGTAAGCGGGCCGTTGTTGAGCGCGTCAATGAAGTCGCCAGAGAGAGAACTCGGTTGATAGGCATAGCTTACCTCCACGGTCGCGGTCTTCGCGCCCGTGTCCACGGACTTGCTCACCTGCAGATCCGAAGGGGGCAGGTCTTTCGTGAGGTTCTGGACCAGGGCCTGCACCTTGGAGTCGCTGCCGGAGCGCAGGATCTCCCGTGCGCCCTCGCGGGCGGCCTCCTGGACGGTGAAGAAGGTCTTGAGCATCACGGACCCCTCCCACACCGACACCGACAGGGCCACCAGCACCGGAATGATGATGGCGGCCTCCACGGAGGAAGAGCCTGATTCGTTGCGCAGGTTCATGGCGGTCTCCTCTTCGCTGGCGCGTCGGCGCGCCCGGCGTGAGGCGCAAAGCAAGGCGCGTGCCGGGCGGGGCGGGCGAGGGGGGTGCGGGTCCGGGGGATGGCGCGGGGCGGGGGTCCGCGCTCCGCGTGGCCGGGAGGGGGCCGTGGGCCGCGAGCGGGGCCGGGTTCAGGAATTGTGGATCGCGAAGGCCTCCCTGATCCATTGATCGTGGAGCGCCCGGGCGGGCTTCAGCGGGTGGAGTCGCGCGTGAGGCTGATGCCCCAGAGGGTTCCGCAATTGCCGCCGGCCCCGCGCACGGGGGACACGGCCGTGGCGTTGACGAAGCGTCCGGTGACGTCGCC
This region of Fundidesulfovibrio magnetotacticus genomic DNA includes:
- a CDS encoding vWA domain-containing protein; the protein is MSCLCSEERGSTATLVAVGALALAGAAGLVVDEGLLYKANNQLQAAVDAAALAGSLELPYDPDLSQNRVRQAAEKSLVQNYGEASIKSLTLGTEVRSVCVEGKATVKLTFATVLGVGDKEIDCTACAGYNNLEIVFVIDNTGSMSGTPITKVRQAATNMVNLVMPNTGAPSTKIGLVPFRGKVRVPANVDGKAAGCRNADGTVNTTNSSSCTSIPYIKALTTDKAAITTAINSMTATGTASGTVISEGIKWGRHVLTPEAPYTEGGDAKKYRKVMILLTDGDNEDGKCGGQYGDTSDPNNYWYNAYYGMNVKTCHCEDGGCLNTAMLSEAQLAKDAGIEIFTIRFGTSDSTDVNLMKTVASSKPGTNDHYYDAPSSSDIDDMFKKIGRQLGLRLIK
- a CDS encoding TadE/TadG family type IV pilus assembly protein; this encodes MNAIRRLRRLLGEAGSSAVEFALVAPLVTGLMIGVLETSNALSVWLTLKKATELGARFATTGQGEIDGTRMAQIIAATKKVAADSRGIDVNVKVSSWAGLSASGAAREGDPGGPCDTVQIDVNYVYTPVTPLGDMLDPTNGASAWSQAMTMRQATRMVNEPWRPCPY
- a CDS encoding TadE/TadG family type IV pilus assembly protein, with product MNLRNESGSSSVEAAIIIPVLVALSVSVWEGSVMLKTFFTVQEAAREGAREILRSGSDSKVQALVQNLTKDLPPSDLQVSKSVDTGAKTATVEVSYAYQPSSLSGDFIDALNNGPLTITSKVVMPLQ